A genomic window from Vitis riparia cultivar Riparia Gloire de Montpellier isolate 1030 chromosome 16, EGFV_Vit.rip_1.0, whole genome shotgun sequence includes:
- the LOC117933416 gene encoding uncharacterized protein LOC117933416, producing MQFLETVSVGDIPYSCTIGTSIIIQPLKSLREPSDLSMSDLQDYLLLGLQLSYLPHFCQRQCEMKGQYYYDIDFTATAFQCKKPWHEHIPNTSEKNWLWKFITNDLFLPFIRGLLSPKTLKFRGLQKELGNCGLYYPCNTSMIGKAFFTYMSPLLMLFMSLTYTGPSYVP from the exons ATGCAGTTTTTGGAGACTGTGTCGGTGGGAGATATTCCGTATTCATGCACCATTGGCACATCTATTATTATTCAACCGTTGAAGTCACTTCGAGAGCCCAGCGATCTTTCGATGTCAGATTTGCAAGATTACCTGCTTCTGGGGCTTCAGCTTTCATATTTGCCTCACTTCTGCCAGCGCCAATGCGAAATGAAAGGGCAATATTACTACGATATAGATTTCACTGCGACTGCCTTTCAATGCAAGAAGCCATGGCACGAACATATTCCCAACACTTCAGAGAAAAATT GGCTTTGGAAGTTTATAACCAATGATTTATTCCTTCCCTTTATTA GGGGATTACTTTCTCCCAAAACCTTAAAATTCCGAG GACTTCAGAAAGAACTTGGTAATTGCGGACTTTACTATCCCTGCAACACCTCGATGATTGGTAAGGCTTTCTTCACTTACATGTCTCCTCTTCTAATGTTATTTATGTCTCTCACTTATACTGGTCCTTCCTATGTACCATAA